The window TCGCGCAGGCTGCGCGGCGGCCCCGACGGACCGTCACCACCGGTGGGTCCTCCGCCGCCGTGGCGCGGCGGACCGGGCGGAGGCGGGGGCGGACCGGATCCGCGTCGCTGGTCACCCTCGCGCCGACGATCACCGTCACGCCGGCGCCGGTCGCGGGAATCCAGCGCGCTCTTGACCGCGTCGATCGGGTCGCGGGTGGGCGGCGGGGGTCCGTCCCGGAACGGTGGGAGGACTGCTGTGTGCCGGTCGTCCGGCGGCACTCCCGGCCCACGACGCGGCGCGGCCGGGGGTGGCGGGCGATGCCTGCCGCCGCCGTCGCCCGGCGGGCGGTTGGGCGGCACGTTGGGCGGCGGGGGGACTGGTTTTCTGGCGCCGATGCTCTCGGCCGCGCGACGCCCGTCATGGGAGTCGCCGGCCGGTCGGTCGTGGCGCCCGTCGCTATTCACTGGCCGTGCGCGCCGTGCCGCGCGCGGTCTGGGTGCGACGCGGCCCGCGTGACCCCTTCGGGGGCGGGACCGCGCCGAGCACGTAGGACTTGACCAGATGATTCCAGCTGCAAGTGCGGCACACCTCCACCACGTGTACGGAGAACTCGTCGTATTTGGTGGCAAGCAGCACGAGTTCCTCCGCGGAACGCGCCGACCCGGACACCGCGCCGAGGTGATCCCCGAACACCCACGACACCAGGGTCAACTGCTCCTTGCGGCAGATCGGGCACATCACCGAACTCGGCTTGCCGTGAAACTTCGCCGCTCTGAGAAGGTACGGATTGGCGTCACAGACCTCGGTGACGCCGGTGCGCCCCGAGTACACCTCGGCCAGCAGGGATCGGCGCCGCAACGCGTAATCCACCACCTGTCGCTGCAATCGCACGAGGACCAGAGTACGTCCACCCCTACGGCACCGAGGCTCGACGTGCATCCGCGCCGGGTGTCCGCCGGTGTGGCCTGCGGTATCGCTGCGCGAACTCT is drawn from Mycolicibacterium gilvum and contains these coding sequences:
- a CDS encoding DUF5318 domain-containing protein; amino-acid sequence: MRLQRQVVDYALRRRSLLAEVYSGRTGVTEVCDANPYLLRAAKFHGKPSSVMCPICRKEQLTLVSWVFGDHLGAVSGSARSAEELVLLATKYDEFSVHVVEVCRTCSWNHLVKSYVLGAVPPPKGSRGPRRTQTARGTARTASE